A genomic region of Bosea sp. 124 contains the following coding sequences:
- a CDS encoding ABC transporter permease — MTANAPLPAVFAVEPDPAVVASRQWSRRRALLRALRHRSLSLGLVICLVLALLAFVLPLVMPVDPIAQDPMATFSPPTATHLMGTDAFGRDLLARVLIGARTTILASLSVVVLGAVVGTAVGLVAGYFGGALGFGIMRLIDLLLAFPGILLALTVTAILGPGLVNGVFAIAAILVPVFARLVEGATVEVRNLPYVEAARCAGASQARIILRYILPNVMSGIIVLTTTWLGIAALWITALGFIGLGVQPPTPELGAILNDGQNYITLAWWITVFPGLFLSLFVVGVNLVGDGLRDELDPTLNRG; from the coding sequence ATGACGGCGAACGCCCCCCTTCCGGCTGTCTTCGCAGTCGAGCCCGACCCTGCCGTCGTCGCGTCGCGGCAGTGGTCGCGCCGTCGCGCCCTGCTGCGCGCGCTCCGCCATCGCAGCCTCTCGCTCGGCCTTGTCATTTGCCTCGTACTGGCGCTGCTCGCCTTCGTCCTGCCACTTGTCATGCCGGTCGATCCGATCGCGCAGGATCCGATGGCGACCTTCTCGCCGCCGACCGCCACGCATCTCATGGGCACGGACGCCTTCGGGCGGGACCTGCTGGCCCGCGTCCTGATCGGCGCGCGCACCACGATATTGGCCAGCCTGTCCGTGGTCGTGCTCGGCGCGGTCGTCGGCACGGCCGTCGGGCTGGTCGCCGGCTATTTCGGCGGCGCTCTCGGCTTCGGCATCATGCGCCTGATCGACCTGCTGCTCGCCTTCCCCGGCATCCTGCTGGCGCTCACCGTCACCGCGATCCTCGGCCCCGGTCTCGTCAACGGCGTCTTCGCCATCGCCGCGATCCTGGTGCCGGTCTTCGCACGGCTGGTGGAAGGCGCGACCGTCGAGGTGCGCAACCTGCCTTATGTCGAGGCAGCCCGCTGCGCCGGCGCCTCGCAGGCGCGGATCATCCTGCGTTACATCCTGCCGAATGTGATGTCCGGCATCATCGTCCTGACCACGACCTGGCTCGGCATCGCCGCGCTCTGGATCACGGCACTCGGCTTCATCGGGCTCGGCGTGCAGCCGCCGACGCCGGAACTCGGCGCGATCCTGAACGACGGCCAGAACTACATCACGCTCGCCTGGTGGATCACCGTGTTCCCGGGCCTCTTCCTCTCCCTCTTCGTCGTCGGCGTGAATCTGGTCGGCGATGGCTTGCGGGACGAGCTCGATCCGACACTCAACCGCGGCTGA
- a CDS encoding amidohydrolase family protein, which yields MKTLIKAARLIDGTGAAPVKDPILVIAGGKVEAILSGTVPAEFADAEIHDCPGATILPGLIDTHVHLNLPGDGTLLEEAMRETPGVLMATSTFAVGKALAAGITTVRDVGAHERTAIDLRRALQLGHGEGARVLACGQPITVTGGHTWYFGGEADGEDGVRRKVREMVKLGADFIKVMASGGGTVGTQSWKPSFTPGELHALADEAHRFDRLATAHCLCAQSIDDVIAAGFDQIEHAGFIADRKGNQVYDPAVAERLAKSGIPVTSTLAVGGAVLREMRARTVLTPADQAFLARWEKMAADNMAQFRKLRAAGVSFVAGTDAGWRFTRIDDLPLEIAMMHEGGMSTMEALVAATGYAARVIGLADETGTLKPGLAADVLVVSADPLADLAALRDVRLVMQAGKVTASRQPL from the coding sequence GTGAAGACGCTGATCAAAGCCGCCCGACTGATCGATGGAACGGGCGCAGCCCCGGTCAAGGACCCGATCCTGGTCATCGCCGGCGGCAAGGTCGAAGCCATCCTGTCCGGCACGGTGCCTGCCGAATTTGCAGACGCCGAGATCCATGACTGCCCCGGCGCGACGATCCTGCCCGGGCTGATCGACACCCATGTCCATCTCAACCTGCCCGGCGACGGCACGCTCCTCGAAGAGGCGATGCGCGAGACGCCGGGCGTGCTGATGGCGACCTCGACCTTTGCGGTCGGCAAGGCGCTGGCGGCGGGCATCACCACGGTGCGCGATGTCGGCGCCCATGAACGCACAGCGATCGACCTGCGCCGCGCGCTCCAGCTCGGCCATGGCGAAGGTGCGCGCGTGCTCGCCTGCGGCCAGCCGATCACCGTTACCGGCGGTCACACCTGGTATTTCGGCGGCGAGGCCGACGGGGAGGACGGAGTCCGGCGCAAGGTCCGCGAGATGGTCAAGCTCGGCGCGGACTTCATCAAGGTGATGGCAAGCGGCGGCGGCACGGTCGGCACCCAGTCCTGGAAGCCGTCCTTCACGCCGGGCGAGCTGCATGCTCTGGCCGACGAGGCGCATCGCTTCGACCGGCTCGCCACCGCGCACTGCCTCTGCGCCCAGTCGATCGACGACGTCATTGCCGCCGGCTTCGACCAGATCGAGCATGCCGGGTTCATCGCTGACCGCAAGGGCAACCAGGTCTACGACCCTGCCGTGGCCGAGCGGCTGGCGAAATCCGGCATCCCCGTCACCTCGACGCTGGCTGTCGGCGGGGCGGTGCTGCGCGAGATGCGCGCCCGCACCGTGCTGACGCCGGCAGACCAGGCCTTCCTCGCTCGCTGGGAGAAGATGGCGGCCGACAACATGGCCCAGTTCCGCAAGCTTCGCGCGGCGGGTGTCAGCTTCGTCGCCGGCACCGATGCCGGCTGGCGCTTCACCCGCATCGACGACCTGCCGCTCGAGATCGCGATGATGCATGAAGGTGGCATGAGCACGATGGAGGCGCTGGTTGCCGCCACCGGCTATGCAGCCAGGGTCATCGGCCTCGCGGACGAGACCGGCACCCTGAAGCCCGGCCTGGCGGCGGATGTGCTCGTGGTCAGCGCCGACCCGCTCGCCGACCTCGCCGCACTGCGCGATGTCCGTCTGGTGATGCAGGCGGGCAAGGTGACGGCCTCGCGCCAGCCCCTTTGA
- a CDS encoding ABC transporter permease gives MGGYVLKRLVAIIALTFGITVVAFLIIRLIPGDPVIAMLGTGAGDKEMIARLREQLGLMRPLHEQYFVWIGHVLRGDFGYSYANQQPVSSLIASSFPATAQLTLAALAISLVLGSAIGIVAALRRNRAADTLGMGFALICMSIPSFWLGLLLILAFAVTWPIFDVVGGTGLKGLVLPAVTLALGTMGFNARFIRSSVIAALTQQHVVTARAKGVPEVRLFAWHVMRNALLPILTIAGLQIGQLLSGSVIVETVFSRPGIGRLLIQAILAKDYMTVQALIMMIALIYALSNFIVDILYPVLDPRIAR, from the coding sequence ATGGGCGGCTATGTCCTCAAGCGCCTGGTCGCGATCATAGCCCTGACCTTCGGCATCACCGTCGTCGCCTTTCTGATCATCCGCCTGATCCCCGGCGATCCGGTCATCGCAATGCTCGGCACCGGGGCGGGCGACAAGGAGATGATCGCGCGGCTGCGCGAGCAGCTCGGCCTGATGCGGCCGCTGCATGAGCAGTATTTCGTCTGGATCGGCCATGTGCTGCGCGGCGACTTCGGCTATTCCTATGCCAACCAGCAGCCGGTCAGCTCGCTGATCGCGTCGAGCTTTCCCGCCACCGCCCAGTTGACACTGGCGGCGCTGGCGATCTCGCTGGTCCTCGGCTCGGCCATCGGCATCGTCGCGGCGCTCCGCCGCAACCGGGCGGCCGACACGCTCGGGATGGGCTTCGCGCTGATCTGCATGTCGATCCCGAGCTTCTGGCTCGGCCTGCTCCTGATCCTTGCATTCGCGGTGACCTGGCCGATCTTCGACGTCGTCGGTGGAACCGGGCTGAAGGGTCTCGTCCTGCCGGCCGTCACGCTGGCGCTGGGCACGATGGGCTTCAATGCCCGCTTCATCCGTTCGAGTGTCATCGCCGCCCTGACGCAGCAGCATGTCGTCACCGCGCGCGCCAAGGGCGTGCCTGAGGTCAGGCTCTTCGCCTGGCATGTCATGCGCAACGCGCTGCTGCCGATCCTGACCATCGCCGGCCTCCAGATTGGCCAGCTCCTCTCCGGCTCGGTCATCGTCGAGACGGTGTTCTCGCGGCCGGGCATCGGGCGCCTGCTGATCCAGGCGATCCTCGCCAAGGACTACATGACGGTGCAGGCGCTGATCATGATGATCGCGCTGATCTATGCGCTGTCGAACTTCATCGTCGACATCCTCTACCCCGTGCTCGACCCCCGGATCGCACGATGA
- a CDS encoding ABC transporter permease — protein MHPTRARTRFTELPGRPSIEHKTLDAASIGEIVRDVGLWQRALAHTPLRRGLVLIALGILWEVYARFADNPLMFPSLSETLTAWATDMSSGVLLSAVGNSVRVLLIGYGTAVLLAAVLTTLAISTRIGTDLLATLTAMFNPLPAIAILPLALLWFGLGIESLIFVIVHSVLWAVSLNAFTGFLSVSQTQRMVGRNYGLGGVRMVIAILIPAAFPSILAGLKIGWAFAWRTLIAAELVFGVSGSSAGLGWYIFQNRNALETAHVFAGLFTVIVIGLIVEGVVFRSIEAATIRRWGMQA, from the coding sequence ATGCACCCCACGCGAGCCCGCACCCGCTTCACCGAATTGCCGGGGCGCCCGAGCATCGAGCACAAGACGCTCGACGCCGCCTCCATCGGCGAAATCGTGCGCGATGTCGGGCTCTGGCAACGCGCCCTGGCGCATACGCCGCTGCGCCGCGGGCTGGTGCTGATCGCGCTCGGCATCCTATGGGAAGTCTACGCCCGCTTTGCCGACAATCCGCTGATGTTTCCCTCGCTCAGCGAGACGCTCACGGCCTGGGCCACCGACATGTCGAGCGGCGTCCTGCTCTCGGCCGTCGGAAATTCAGTGCGCGTGCTGCTGATCGGCTACGGCACAGCCGTGCTGCTAGCCGCCGTGCTGACCACGCTTGCGATCTCGACACGGATCGGGACGGACCTGCTGGCGACTCTGACGGCGATGTTCAACCCATTGCCGGCGATCGCGATCCTGCCGCTGGCGCTGCTGTGGTTCGGCCTCGGGATCGAGAGCCTGATCTTCGTGATCGTCCATTCGGTGCTGTGGGCGGTCTCGCTCAACGCCTTCACGGGCTTCCTCTCGGTGAGCCAGACGCAGCGCATGGTCGGCCGCAATTACGGGCTGGGCGGCGTGCGCATGGTGATCGCGATCCTGATACCGGCGGCGTTTCCCTCGATTCTCGCCGGGCTGAAGATCGGCTGGGCCTTCGCGTGGCGCACGCTGATCGCGGCCGAACTCGTCTTCGGCGTATCCGGCAGCTCGGCCGGTCTCGGCTGGTACATCTTCCAGAACCGCAACGCGCTGGAAACCGCGCATGTCTTCGCCGGCCTCTTCACGGTGATCGTTATCGGACTGATCGTCGAGGGGGTGGTTTTCCGGAGCATTGAGGCGGCCACGATCCGGCGCTGGGGCATGCAGGCCTAG
- a CDS encoding GntR family transcriptional regulator translates to MDFTIDRALPVPIRRQLKGLIEYAVACGDLAPGEALPSVRDLALALGVAPMTVSQVYADLKGLGLIETRAGSGTFVAENSADHARSQQDFSALHDRIDALIDEGLSLGLRTSDLASLIHARLASRARHGRRKSVAIVGLFQRTTARYARLIAEQIGRGATVEPATIDAIQRDAAVRARIASADLVVTFVNRQREVASLLPGARVTSIRFVPAEETRHALGAVEPGARLLLVARVPEFLPIMKAGVARFAAHAGPLHSTAGNPREIADLAAESDAVVYASGTEDSLIDIPPTLPMIEYTHIPDPADIQRRIAPLLKKGS, encoded by the coding sequence ATGGACTTCACGATCGACAGGGCCCTGCCCGTCCCGATCCGGCGGCAGCTCAAGGGCCTGATCGAGTACGCCGTGGCCTGCGGCGACCTTGCCCCCGGAGAGGCCCTGCCCTCGGTGCGCGATCTCGCGCTGGCGCTCGGCGTGGCGCCGATGACCGTGAGCCAGGTCTATGCCGACCTGAAAGGTCTCGGGCTGATCGAGACCCGCGCCGGCTCCGGCACCTTCGTCGCGGAAAACAGCGCCGATCACGCGCGCTCGCAACAGGATTTTTCCGCCCTTCACGACCGGATCGACGCTCTGATCGACGAAGGCTTGTCGCTTGGCCTGCGCACCTCGGACCTGGCTTCGCTGATCCATGCGCGCCTGGCATCGCGGGCTCGGCATGGTCGCCGGAAGAGCGTCGCCATCGTGGGGCTGTTCCAGCGTACCACCGCCCGCTACGCCCGCCTGATCGCGGAGCAGATCGGGCGGGGGGCCACCGTCGAACCGGCAACGATCGACGCCATCCAGCGCGACGCTGCCGTCAGGGCCAGGATCGCTTCAGCGGACCTCGTCGTGACCTTCGTGAACCGGCAGCGCGAGGTTGCAAGTCTGCTGCCAGGGGCCCGGGTGACCTCGATCCGCTTCGTTCCGGCGGAGGAGACGCGGCATGCGCTCGGGGCGGTCGAACCGGGAGCCCGGCTGCTGCTGGTCGCTCGCGTGCCGGAGTTCCTGCCGATCATGAAGGCAGGCGTCGCGCGTTTCGCGGCCCATGCGGGCCCGCTCCACTCCACGGCGGGGAATCCGCGCGAAATCGCCGATCTCGCGGCGGAGTCCGATGCGGTGGTCTACGCGTCGGGCACAGAAGACAGCCTCATCGACATTCCCCCGACGCTGCCGATGATCGAATACACCCATATCCCCGATCCCGCCGATATCCAGCGCAGGATTGCGCCCCTGCTCAAGAAGGGAAGCTAG
- a CDS encoding ABC transporter substrate-binding protein, producing the protein MIVNRRTLLAGAAASLTLPAPAVWAQTKPITFAIQYGLPYLNFIVAERLGLFTKAAEKAGVRDPKINIVRLSGPTAISEGLISGNVQIGALGTLGLLIAHEKTRRAYDLGGLSAYWKGVYTLYANDPAIKSLKDIRPTDKIATPGPTSSQAMILRRAAEQIFGPGQALRFDKQIVSLPHPDAVAALTTGNIVQVYFALSPFSEYLARQPNVHVIGTTTEYNPPNMTNGVVGVLRKFVEENKELSAAVVAALDEAGRFIQSEIKETAKIYTAAEPSKLSDEEMIKVIENNRLQYTTEPNGIIDTANFMVKLGQLKAAPARWQDVFFPPVNQGAGS; encoded by the coding sequence ATGATCGTGAATCGCCGGACGCTGCTGGCTGGTGCCGCGGCATCGCTTACCCTTCCCGCACCCGCCGTTTGGGCCCAAACCAAACCGATCACTTTTGCGATCCAATATGGCCTCCCATACCTGAATTTTATCGTTGCGGAGCGCCTCGGCCTGTTCACCAAGGCGGCCGAAAAAGCCGGCGTACGCGACCCCAAGATCAACATCGTGCGCCTGAGCGGGCCCACCGCGATCTCCGAAGGCCTGATCAGCGGCAATGTGCAGATCGGCGCGCTCGGCACGCTGGGCCTGCTGATCGCCCATGAGAAGACACGGCGCGCCTATGATCTCGGCGGCCTCAGCGCCTACTGGAAGGGCGTCTATACGCTCTATGCCAACGATCCCGCGATCAAGTCGCTCAAGGACATCCGGCCCACAGACAAGATCGCGACGCCGGGGCCGACAAGCTCGCAGGCGATGATCCTGCGCCGCGCGGCCGAACAGATCTTCGGACCGGGCCAGGCCCTTCGTTTCGACAAGCAGATCGTCTCCCTGCCCCATCCCGACGCGGTCGCCGCGCTCACGACCGGCAACATCGTGCAAGTCTACTTCGCGCTGTCGCCCTTCTCCGAGTATCTCGCACGGCAGCCGAACGTGCATGTGATCGGCACGACGACCGAGTACAACCCGCCCAACATGACCAACGGCGTGGTCGGCGTGCTCAGGAAGTTCGTCGAGGAGAACAAGGAGCTCTCCGCTGCGGTGGTCGCGGCGCTCGACGAGGCCGGACGCTTCATCCAGAGCGAGATCAAGGAAACCGCCAAGATCTACACGGCGGCAGAGCCGAGCAAGCTCTCGGACGAGGAGATGATCAAGGTCATCGAGAACAACCGCCTCCAATACACGACCGAGCCGAACGGCATCATCGATACCGCCAACTTCATGGTCAAGCTGGGCCAACTGAAGGCCGCGCCGGCCCGCTGGCAGGATGTGTTCTTCCCGCCCGTGAACCAGGGCGCCGGCAGCTAG
- a CDS encoding tripartite tricarboxylate transporter substrate-binding protein — protein MDRRTFLGGMTTACAVLSHGLAQAQDYPARPVTILVPFAAGGGQDIFMRLISQGVSDALKQPLVIDNRVGGAGNIAAGAVARAAPDGYTLLLGTAATHGMNQALYKTLNFDAQTSFEPVAMLAEVPLVLVVNRDVPAKAVAELVAYLKANPGKINYGSSGVGGPLHLAGELFKTAAGVEAVHVPFRGSAPAITELLAGRLTFMFDTFAATEPYIPDGSLRRLAVASGTRASNAPDLPTMAEAGTPVEAYSWSGVFAPAATPKPIVEQLRKAFSDAVANPALRSRLFEIGFLPTPGNPDSLRARVGTELVKWKHAAETAGLKPQ, from the coding sequence TTGGACAGGCGAACCTTCCTCGGCGGCATGACCACCGCATGCGCGGTGCTGAGCCACGGGCTCGCGCAGGCGCAGGACTATCCCGCTCGCCCGGTCACCATCCTCGTTCCGTTCGCAGCGGGCGGCGGCCAGGACATCTTCATGCGCCTGATCTCCCAGGGCGTCAGCGACGCGCTCAAGCAGCCGCTCGTCATCGATAACCGCGTCGGCGGGGCCGGCAACATCGCGGCAGGCGCCGTCGCGCGCGCCGCGCCGGACGGATACACCCTCCTGCTGGGCACCGCCGCAACCCACGGCATGAACCAGGCGCTCTACAAGACGCTCAATTTCGACGCGCAGACGAGTTTCGAACCCGTCGCCATGCTGGCGGAGGTGCCTCTCGTCCTCGTCGTCAACCGCGATGTTCCCGCCAAGGCGGTCGCCGAGCTCGTCGCCTATCTCAAAGCCAATCCAGGCAAGATCAACTACGGCTCCTCCGGCGTCGGCGGGCCGCTGCATCTCGCCGGCGAGCTGTTCAAGACGGCGGCCGGGGTCGAGGCCGTGCATGTGCCGTTCCGCGGGTCGGCGCCGGCGATTACGGAGCTGCTCGCCGGACGCCTGACCTTCATGTTTGATACCTTCGCTGCCACCGAACCCTATATCCCGGACGGCAGCCTGCGGCGCCTGGCGGTCGCGTCCGGAACGCGCGCCTCCAACGCGCCGGACCTGCCGACCATGGCCGAGGCCGGCACTCCGGTGGAGGCCTATTCCTGGAGCGGCGTCTTTGCGCCGGCAGCAACCCCGAAGCCGATCGTCGAGCAACTTCGCAAGGCCTTCAGCGACGCCGTGGCGAATCCGGCGCTGAGGTCGCGCCTGTTCGAGATCGGCTTCCTGCCCACGCCCGGCAATCCCGACAGCCTGCGCGCACGGGTCGGCACCGAACTCGTCAAATGGAAGCACGCGGCCGAGACGGCCGGGCTCAAGCCCCAGTAG
- a CDS encoding ABC transporter ATP-binding protein, protein MALAMAREVMDAELQQVVTPLLSVRDVTLQYQTRRQIVTATYRVSFDVRRHDRFVLLGPSGCGKSTLLKGIGGFITPVEGEINLGSRQITGPGADRMMVFQEFDQLLPWQTVLGNVMFPMRKTGRFPRSEWKDRAMRAVEKVGLAKFADSHPHTLSGGMKQRVAIARALAMEPDILLMDEPFAALDALTRRRMQDELLELWNDIRFTLVFVTHSIQEAIIIGSRIVVMTPHPGQIRAELDATPFKQENAGSEDFMAFNRKINGMLFGEEKIAHG, encoded by the coding sequence ATGGCTCTGGCAATGGCGCGCGAGGTGATGGACGCGGAGCTGCAACAGGTCGTCACCCCCCTGCTGAGCGTCCGTGACGTCACGCTGCAGTATCAGACGCGGCGGCAGATCGTCACGGCGACCTACCGGGTCTCCTTCGACGTCAGGCGGCACGATCGTTTCGTGCTGCTCGGACCATCGGGTTGCGGAAAGTCGACGCTGCTCAAGGGCATCGGCGGGTTCATTACTCCGGTCGAGGGCGAGATCAACCTCGGCAGCCGGCAGATCACCGGCCCCGGCGCCGATCGGATGATGGTTTTCCAGGAGTTCGACCAGCTCCTGCCCTGGCAGACCGTGCTCGGCAACGTCATGTTCCCGATGCGCAAGACCGGTCGTTTCCCGCGCTCGGAATGGAAGGACCGTGCGATGCGCGCGGTCGAGAAGGTTGGGCTCGCGAAGTTCGCCGACAGCCATCCCCATACCCTGTCGGGCGGCATGAAGCAGCGCGTCGCCATCGCACGCGCGCTCGCCATGGAGCCGGACATCCTGCTGATGGACGAGCCCTTCGCGGCACTCGACGCGCTGACCCGCCGGCGCATGCAAGACGAGCTGCTCGAGCTCTGGAACGACATCCGCTTCACTCTCGTCTTCGTGACGCACTCGATCCAGGAAGCGATCATCATCGGCAGCCGGATCGTGGTGATGACCCCCCATCCCGGCCAGATCCGCGCCGAACTCGATGCCACGCCGTTCAAGCAGGAGAATGCCGGCAGCGAGGACTTCATGGCGTTCAACCGCAAGATCAACGGCATGCTCTTCGGCGAGGAGAAGATCGCACATGGGTAG
- a CDS encoding four-carbon acid sugar kinase family protein, producing MAATSPFYGWYGDDFTGATDTLASLAERDIPALLFLRIPTPEQLAAAGPLDAIGIAGATRSMAPDAMTRELAVIGRFFAETGVDILHYKCCSTFDSAPHVGSIGAALQALRPDFPNPFLPIVGGQPNLGRYCLFGHLFAAAGSGGPVHRIDRHPTMSVHPVTPMAESDLRRHLAAQGLERIDLVDYRSYEGAETQDALAARLESDPGVVLLDVARTDDLAVIGRLMRRQMENGAMLAIGPSSVAQALATSWPVAHRAPAIPAPATPRRGPVLALVGSLSPVTRAQVEASSGYERIGIDTASLLSEPAYGVALEQDANIRLAAGRHVMLVTDRPSQAPGNAENVALATGRLLRGIMGAAPVRRLVVAGGDTSSLAVRSLDIWGLSYRAALGPGAPLCRAHSDDPRLDGLDLVLKGGQMGPIGFFDAVSDSP from the coding sequence ATGGCGGCGACCAGCCCCTTCTATGGCTGGTATGGCGACGACTTCACCGGCGCGACCGATACCCTCGCCTCGCTGGCGGAGCGTGACATCCCGGCGCTGCTCTTCCTGCGCATCCCGACGCCAGAGCAACTTGCGGCCGCCGGCCCGCTCGACGCGATCGGGATCGCTGGCGCGACCCGCTCGATGGCGCCGGACGCCATGACGAGGGAACTGGCCGTCATCGGTCGCTTCTTCGCCGAGACCGGCGTCGACATCCTCCACTACAAATGCTGTTCGACCTTCGACAGCGCACCGCATGTCGGCAGCATCGGCGCGGCCCTGCAGGCACTGCGTCCGGATTTCCCGAATCCGTTCCTGCCTATCGTCGGTGGGCAGCCCAATCTCGGGCGCTACTGCCTGTTCGGCCATCTCTTCGCTGCGGCCGGCAGCGGCGGCCCGGTCCACCGCATCGACCGCCATCCCACCATGAGCGTCCATCCGGTGACGCCGATGGCCGAGTCCGATCTGCGCCGGCATCTGGCCGCTCAGGGACTGGAGCGCATCGATCTGGTCGATTACCGCAGCTATGAAGGCGCGGAGACGCAAGATGCTCTCGCTGCCCGTCTCGAATCCGATCCGGGCGTGGTTCTTCTCGATGTGGCGCGAACCGACGACCTCGCCGTCATCGGCCGATTGATGCGGCGGCAGATGGAGAATGGCGCCATGCTCGCCATCGGCCCGAGCAGCGTGGCCCAGGCGCTGGCGACGTCATGGCCGGTCGCACACCGAGCGCCCGCCATCCCGGCACCGGCCACGCCGCGTCGCGGCCCGGTCCTCGCCCTCGTCGGCAGCCTCTCGCCCGTGACGCGGGCGCAGGTCGAGGCGTCATCGGGCTATGAGCGCATCGGCATCGACACGGCGAGCCTCCTCTCCGAGCCGGCCTATGGCGTCGCGCTCGAACAGGATGCCAACATCAGGCTCGCGGCGGGCCGGCACGTCATGCTCGTCACCGACCGGCCCTCGCAGGCACCGGGCAATGCCGAGAACGTCGCGCTGGCGACCGGCCGGCTGCTGCGCGGCATCATGGGCGCAGCTCCGGTCCGGCGCCTCGTGGTCGCGGGTGGAGACACTTCGAGCCTCGCGGTCAGGTCACTCGATATCTGGGGGCTGTCCTATCGCGCTGCGCTGGGTCCCGGTGCCCCGCTCTGCCGCGCGCATAGCGACGACCCGCGCCTCGACGGGCTCGATCTCGTCCTGAAGGGCGGGCAGATGGGCCCGATTGGCTTCTTCGACGCGGTTTCTGACAGTCCCTGA
- a CDS encoding ABC transporter substrate-binding protein, whose protein sequence is MNVTFRGLLAATALSALAIAGAQAQAPNKQAKLTVGWAEPIDTLNPATTGARNQGPLLVNIFDTLVWLTPDFKVEPLLAKSWSVAPDGKTYSFVLRDDVKFHDGTDFDAEAVVANVKYITDKETPAKVSIALLGPCKEAVATGKYTVDLKCATPYAPLLTQLGVPYLGIQSPKAIAEYGKDLGLHPTGTGPYAFVSYEPNQSLVVKRNEAYAWNPASVGHKGPPNIAEIKFQIVPNAQARVSQFQSGQSQMMQQTPGVHWNAMQKMDRFTALPVPITGLGIFAPVNAKKFPTDDIAVRRAIQYAVDKKGVVQLAEAGAIPPSLTPLQPSMTAYDKSLEAMYPYDPAKAEATLKDGGWTKKDGFWEKDGKRLTLTITAISTSTSYPLLAQAMQNYLQKIGMEVNVQQLASPAWLAANINGDMSLTPLQYIGVDADALSGWFTAGQYFNWSHYSNPKLDALFKQGREETDAAKRLPIYHEIQKLLMDEAVMLPIRQNIDLVMTSKKLTGVTYSGGGFEYLGAASLAD, encoded by the coding sequence ATGAACGTAACCTTTCGTGGATTGCTGGCAGCGACGGCCCTCTCGGCCCTCGCGATCGCGGGCGCACAGGCGCAGGCGCCCAACAAGCAGGCCAAGCTGACGGTCGGCTGGGCCGAGCCGATCGACACGCTCAACCCCGCCACAACCGGCGCGCGCAACCAGGGCCCGCTGCTGGTCAACATCTTCGACACGCTGGTCTGGCTGACGCCGGACTTCAAGGTCGAGCCCCTTCTGGCGAAGTCCTGGAGCGTCGCTCCGGACGGCAAGACCTACAGCTTCGTCCTGCGCGATGATGTGAAGTTCCACGACGGCACCGATTTCGATGCCGAGGCCGTCGTCGCCAACGTCAAGTACATCACCGACAAGGAGACCCCGGCCAAGGTCTCGATCGCGCTGCTCGGCCCCTGCAAGGAGGCCGTGGCGACGGGCAAGTACACGGTCGATCTCAAATGCGCGACGCCTTACGCGCCGCTGCTGACCCAGCTCGGGGTGCCTTATCTCGGCATCCAGTCGCCCAAGGCCATCGCCGAATACGGCAAGGATCTCGGCCTGCATCCGACCGGCACCGGCCCTTATGCCTTCGTCAGCTACGAGCCGAACCAGAGCCTCGTGGTCAAGCGCAACGAGGCTTATGCCTGGAACCCGGCATCCGTCGGCCATAAGGGCCCGCCGAACATTGCCGAGATCAAGTTCCAGATCGTCCCGAATGCGCAGGCTCGGGTCAGCCAGTTCCAGAGCGGCCAGTCGCAGATGATGCAGCAGACTCCGGGCGTGCACTGGAACGCGATGCAGAAGATGGATCGCTTCACCGCGCTTCCCGTGCCGATCACCGGGCTCGGCATCTTCGCGCCGGTCAACGCCAAGAAATTCCCGACCGACGACATCGCCGTGCGTCGCGCGATCCAGTACGCCGTCGACAAGAAGGGCGTGGTGCAACTGGCCGAGGCCGGCGCGATTCCGCCCAGCCTGACGCCGCTGCAGCCGTCGATGACGGCCTACGACAAGTCGCTCGAGGCGATGTACCCCTATGATCCGGCCAAGGCCGAGGCGACGCTCAAGGACGGCGGCTGGACCAAGAAAGACGGCTTCTGGGAGAAGGACGGCAAGCGCCTCACCCTGACGATCACCGCGATCTCGACCTCGACCTCCTATCCGCTGCTCGCCCAGGCGATGCAGAACTACCTCCAGAAGATCGGCATGGAGGTGAATGTCCAGCAGCTCGCCTCGCCGGCCTGGCTTGCCGCCAACATCAATGGCGACATGTCGCTGACACCGCTGCAGTACATCGGTGTCGATGCCGACGCGCTCTCGGGCTGGTTCACCGCGGGCCAGTACTTCAACTGGAGCCACTATTCGAACCCGAAGCTCGACGCGCTCTTCAAGCAGGGCCGCGAGGAGACCGACGCGGCCAAGCGTCTGCCGATCTATCACGAGATCCAGAAGCTCCTGATGGATGAGGCGGTCATGCTGCCGATCCGCCAGAACATCGATCTCGTGATGACCTCGAAGAAGCTGACCGGCGTGACCTATTCCGGTGGCGGCTTCGAATATCTCGGCGCGGCCTCGCTCGCCGACTGA